In Neorhodopirellula lusitana, one genomic interval encodes:
- a CDS encoding cytochrome P450 yields MNSAIQKKSPSSFTGDLVRPRLCYRQWMLAGNPAYFFDHLASQFGDFVHYRGLFSFYLVNHPALVKQVLMNTHKTFDKNTVIYDRFRNVFGDGLVVSEGAKWKRQRRMMQPMFGPVTVQGFFHEMVSAAEELADRWHTQCQTGTVFDIADDMERVTLQIAGKVLFSDGFEEAREQIAAWTSTINHYSAKPPLPIVRQIWFPSQINRQLKQTLSEFQQFTHQLIAERRGGPKVNDLLGILLQAKHEEDGMAMTDAEIAEEVLGMIIGGHETSSSALTWLWYELHHNPSVQECLLEEIDAVVGDGPVKLEHLPQLRYARMVIDECLRLHPPFWFENRNVMQDTNLGGHRIPKGSMVVFSRYSLHRHSSFWNAPETFDPLRQNPEHPENTRSSYAQVPFGGGPRICIGLNFAIMELTVMLVVIARRYRVIVDSSDRHEMAAQLTMTPRHGLKVRLESR; encoded by the coding sequence ATGAATTCTGCAATTCAAAAGAAGAGTCCATCTTCCTTCACTGGGGACTTGGTACGCCCAAGACTTTGCTATCGACAGTGGATGTTGGCTGGGAATCCTGCGTATTTCTTCGATCATCTTGCGAGTCAATTTGGCGATTTTGTGCATTACCGCGGTCTGTTCAGTTTCTACCTGGTCAATCACCCAGCGTTGGTGAAGCAGGTCCTGATGAACACCCACAAAACATTTGATAAGAACACGGTCATCTATGATCGGTTCCGTAACGTCTTTGGCGATGGTCTAGTCGTTTCGGAAGGGGCGAAGTGGAAACGGCAGCGTCGAATGATGCAGCCAATGTTCGGGCCAGTGACCGTCCAGGGCTTCTTTCACGAGATGGTTTCAGCTGCCGAGGAGTTAGCCGACCGGTGGCACACGCAATGCCAAACAGGCACCGTTTTTGATATCGCCGATGACATGGAACGAGTCACGCTTCAGATAGCAGGCAAAGTTTTATTCAGTGATGGCTTTGAAGAAGCTCGTGAACAGATCGCAGCTTGGACATCAACGATCAACCACTACAGCGCAAAGCCACCGTTGCCCATTGTTCGTCAAATTTGGTTCCCATCGCAAATCAATCGCCAACTGAAACAGACTCTGAGCGAATTCCAACAATTCACCCATCAATTGATTGCTGAGCGTCGAGGCGGTCCGAAGGTCAACGACTTGCTGGGGATTTTGCTTCAGGCAAAGCATGAAGAAGATGGTATGGCGATGACCGATGCTGAGATTGCCGAAGAAGTGCTGGGAATGATCATCGGTGGGCACGAAACATCGTCCAGCGCATTGACGTGGCTTTGGTATGAGCTTCATCACAACCCAAGCGTCCAGGAGTGTTTGCTTGAGGAAATTGACGCAGTGGTTGGGGATGGTCCAGTCAAGCTGGAGCATCTGCCTCAGTTACGTTATGCGAGAATGGTGATCGATGAGTGCCTGAGATTGCATCCGCCGTTTTGGTTTGAAAACCGCAATGTCATGCAGGATACGAACTTAGGCGGGCACCGAATTCCCAAGGGATCGATGGTGGTGTTCAGCCGCTATTCGCTGCACCGGCACTCCTCTTTCTGGAATGCACCGGAGACGTTTGACCCGCTTCGCCAAAATCCGGAACATCCTGAGAACACTCGGTCGAGTTATGCCCAGGTTCCTTTTGGCGGCGGCCCTAGGATCTGCATTGGTTTGAATTTTGCAATCATGGAGCTGACTGTGATGCTGGTAGTCATTGCTCGAAGGTATCGGGTGATCGTGGACTCGTCGGATCGGCATGAGATGGCCGCTCAGTTGACGATGACTCCCCGCCACGGTTTGAAAGTTCGACTCGAAAGTCGGTGA
- a CDS encoding 3-oxoacyl-[acyl-carrier-protein] synthase III C-terminal domain-containing protein, translating to MAALHDCFLTRTSSFLPGLNVANDQIETYLGSIAEEADVKKQVLRMNGISGRHYAQDSSQRPTHDVYQLGTNAAQSLFQRPTNESKRSGLPHATYLSAGTTFAPLAGPGIATILHDRLGQQGCLSHPVELSSHAGICTSSAAAMVGAIRAVQTGDHRCAVCVGSEHASEVLKSSVFQVEDDRHLHEDVRKSQWFMSVFLRFMLSDGAGAFLLQDQPDDDGCSLRVDWTHSMSFAPETELCMKMESRNARLTQDVTILSKYLVRFGKESLADAMTKQGDSLDRYRVVLPHMSSFFFRRRMERILQEHSQTPDVPVPYWTNLQTLGNTGAASIYLMLDQFLRKQQLDDGDRILLFIPESGQFNFVLISLTAIVR from the coding sequence ATGGCTGCGCTGCACGACTGCTTTTTGACGCGAACTAGTTCGTTTCTGCCAGGGCTGAATGTCGCGAACGACCAGATCGAAACGTATTTGGGAAGCATTGCCGAGGAAGCTGACGTTAAGAAACAAGTGCTTCGGATGAATGGCATCAGCGGCCGACATTACGCTCAAGATTCTTCCCAGCGACCAACACACGACGTCTATCAACTTGGAACGAACGCGGCACAATCGCTGTTCCAGAGACCGACCAATGAATCCAAACGTTCCGGTCTGCCACACGCGACGTATCTATCCGCTGGCACCACGTTTGCCCCTCTCGCTGGCCCTGGTATCGCAACGATCTTGCACGATCGGTTGGGGCAACAAGGCTGTCTATCACATCCGGTTGAACTGAGCTCTCATGCTGGTATTTGCACTTCGTCAGCGGCGGCGATGGTTGGCGCGATTCGCGCCGTGCAAACAGGCGATCACCGTTGCGCCGTCTGCGTGGGCAGCGAGCATGCATCGGAAGTGTTGAAGTCCAGTGTGTTTCAGGTCGAAGATGATCGACACCTGCATGAAGATGTTCGGAAGAGTCAGTGGTTCATGTCAGTGTTTTTACGTTTCATGCTAAGTGATGGTGCGGGCGCTTTTTTGTTGCAAGATCAGCCCGACGATGATGGATGCTCATTGCGTGTTGATTGGACACACTCAATGTCGTTCGCGCCTGAAACCGAACTTTGCATGAAGATGGAATCTCGAAATGCTCGGCTAACACAGGACGTCACCATCTTGTCGAAGTACCTCGTCCGATTCGGTAAAGAGTCGCTTGCCGATGCAATGACGAAGCAGGGTGATTCGCTGGATCGGTACCGAGTTGTTTTGCCGCACATGTCTTCGTTCTTCTTCCGTAGGCGAATGGAACGGATTCTCCAAGAGCATTCGCAGACACCGGATGTCCCCGTTCCCTATTGGACGAACCTCCAAACGCTTGGTAACACAGGCGCAGCAAGCATCTATTTAATGCTGGATCAGTTCTTGCGGAAGCAACAACTCGATGACGGAGATCGAATCCTGTTATTCATTCCTGAATCTGGACAGTTCAACTTTGTATTGATCAGCTTAACCGCGATTGTACGATGA